The bacterium DNA segment CCCTTGGGTCAATTGGTGTTGTGGCTATGTTGTCAAGATAAACCATCATAAGTAAATTCGTATCTACTTTAGGTCTTTTAAGTCCTATTTTACAAATATAGTAATATTATTTCGTCTTATACACATACACACCATCCCAATCATCTGGTGGTGGATTAAGAGAATAATCTTGACATCTCATAAAATACATCCTTGCAATACCATCGTTCATAATTGTAGAAAATACATCTGATGCTTCTTTCCATTTTCTTTCTTTATAAAACGAAAGACCATTTATAAAAATCTCAAGCTCTTTTTTCTTACTATCAGAAACATCAGCTATAAGCCCAATGGGTTCATATATCATAACAGGACGGCTTTTCCCCTTTACAACAATAATATCCACCTCCCGACTCAAAATTTCATCCTTTATTTGCTCATATGTTGCCTTGCTTATAATTATCTGTGAGTTATATTTCCTTGTCATTCCTTCAAGCCGTGAGGCAAGATTAACCTCATCGCCTATAACTGTATAATTTGTTTGAATGTCAGAGCCAATATTTCCAACAACAGCCTCGCCTGTATTTATTCCTATTCCAATATCTAGCTCCTCTTTTCCCCTTGCCTTCCATTCTTTCTTTAGTCGATTTAACTCCCTTATCATCTCTAGTGCAGTTAAAACCGCCCGCTTTGCATGCTCTTCTGGATAAAGGGGCGCCCCGTAAAAGACCATAATAGCATCGCCAATATACTTGTCAAGTGTTCCCTTGTGTTTAAAGATAACCTGATTCATTGCTGTAAAATATTCGTTTAATAAAGAAACAATCTCTTCAGCTTGCAGCTTCTCTGAAAGTGTTGTAAATCCGCAGATATCAGAAAATAAAACAGAAATCTCCACCCTTTTTCCACCAATAGAAAATGCATCGGGATTAGAGACAAGCTGCTCAACAACCTCCTTGCTTACATACCTTGAAAACATCCCCCTTACCCTCTTTTTCTCCTTCTCCTCTGTCTGAAACCTCCAAAGCCAGACAGAGAGGAAGGTAAAACCCATTGAGAAGGAAGGAGAGACCATTGGAATTATTAGCCCATTTTTAAAAAGGATAATAGATGTTGTAAGGTATCCAAACAATAGACCAGCCATTACCAAAATCCCTTTTTTCAAAGAAAGAATGGAGGAGAAAAGCCCTATAATTATGCCCAATAACAAAACAATGAGCATATTAGTTTTTATAGATGTTTGTATCATAAAGTTATTGTTTAGGATATTGTGGATAATTGTAGCTTGTGTTTCAACCCCAGGATATACAGAAGAAAATGGGTTTGACATAATATCAAATAAGCCTTCTGCGCTTCCACCAATAATAGCAATTTTATTCTTAAAGTATCCCTCTGCTATCCTTTTTTTTAAAACATTATGGAATGAAACAAATCTAAATGTCCTCGCTTCTCCTAAGTACCTAATCCACATTTTTGCTCCTTCCTCAACCGGTATTTTCTTTTTATCTGAAAGGAGGAGATAATTACCTTTAAGTTTTATTTGGTCAGGTTGAACATTCAAAACACTACAAATAGTAGCAAGGGAAAAGGAAAGATAAAGCCTATCATTATATTTTGCTAGAAGGGGAATTAGCCTTGTATTCCCATCCTCGTCTGAGTATTTATTATCATATCCAATACCTTCTGCTGTTTTCTGGATTTCCATTATTGGTGGTGTAATAGCTTTATTTTTTTGAAATGGCCCTTTTGGAAGGGGAAAGCTAAATTTCTTCATAAGATCCAAATTATATTCTTCTTTTGTCTCAGAGGTTTCGGGAAAGAAGAAGGAATGGATAACATTTCCTGCCCTTTTGGTTGTCTCAACAAGGATATTATCATCCTCTGGGTTTGAATGTTCGGGAAAAAATATATCAAAGCCAACAGCCTTTACTCCATCCTTTTTCACATAATCTATTACCTCTGCATAATATCTTCTTGGCCAATTTTGCCATCTTCCAAGAGAACGAAGGGTATCATTGTCTATATCAATAACCACAACATCCTCTATAACAGATTTTCTTTTTTCCTTTGTAGATATAAAGCGAAAATTCAAAGATGCCCACTCAATATCACGAAACAGAGGAATATCTGTGAGAATAATAAAGGAACGCGAAAAGAGAAAAAAGATTATACTGCCACTTATAATCCCAAATACCCCACCAATTATAAGCTTTTTCATTATCTTTAATTTATGAAAGAGTTGAACACTTACGAATTTTCCTTTAACATTCCTTCATATTGAAAGCCAAACAGCTTGATAAAACCTTCTGCATCTTTATGGTTGTAAGGAATACCTTCTCCAAATGTTACCAGGTCTTTTTTGTATAGGCTATATGGCGATTTTCTTTTCAAAATTGAGACAACCCCTTTATAAAGCCTCATTGTTATAGAGCCTGTTATGTTTTCTTGGGTTTTATCTACAAATCCATCTATTGCTTCTCTTAATGGCGTGAACCATAAGCCATAATAGACAAGCTCTGCATATTTCTTTGCCAAGAGCTCCTTGTAATGCTGTGTCTCCCTATCAAGGATTATAGATTCAAGCTCAGAATGGGCAATGTGTAAGATTGTCCCACCTGGTGTCTCATATATCCCCCTTGACTTTATCCCAACAAGCCTATTTTCAACAATGTCTACCCTTCCTATCCCATTCTCTCCACCAATTATATTTAGCCTTTCTATTATTTCAACAGGGCTATAGGATTCTTCATCTATCTTTGTTGGAATGCCTTTTTCAAACCCTACCTCTACAATTGTTGGCTCATTTTTTGATTCTTGAGGAGATTTTGTAAGGATGAACATATTTTCATCGGGTGGATTTGATAAATCCTCTAATATTCCTCCCTCATAGCTTATGTGCCATAGATTTCTGTCAGTAGAATATGGCTTCTCTTTGGAAACAGGGATGTCAATATTATATCTCTTTGCATATTCAATTTCATCTTCTCTAGACTTTATATCCCATTCCCTCCAGGGAGCAATTATCTTTATAGAGGGAGAAATTGCCCTGAATGTAAGCTCAAAACGAACCTGGTCATTTCCTTTTCCTGTTGCACCATGACAGACACAATCTGCATTTTCTCTTCTTGCAATCTCCATTATCTTCTTTGCAATAAGGGGTCTTGCCAAAGAGGTTCCCAAAAGGTATTTTTCTTCATAGCAAGCACCTGCCTTTAAAGCAGGAAAGATATAATTAACAACAAATTCTTCTTTTAAATCCTCAATATAAACCCTCTTTGCACCTAATTTAATTGCCCTTTCCTTTAAACCAGAAAGCTCCTCATTCTGTCCAATATCAACGCAAACAGCAATGACCTCTGCCCTGTAAGTTTCTTTTAGCCAATGAAGGATAACAGAGGTATCCAATCCACCAGAATATGCAAGAACAATCTTCATTTTAATATGTATTTATATGCTTTTATTTTATATAATTTGCAATTAAAGCTTAAAATACTTTCTTAAAGATATAATCAACATTAGAAAGGCTTATCCTTACATCAAAAGAGCTTTCAATCTCCTCCTTTGATAAAACCTTATTTATTTCTTCATCCCTTCTTACATTTTCATAAAAAATCCCTTCGCTATGAGCTATTCTTTGGACAATCTTATATGCCTTTTCCCTTGAGATACCTTTATTTACCATTTTAAGCATAAGGTCTTCTGAGAATATAAGACCATTTGTTTTATTAAGGTTTTCTAGCATTTTTTCTGTAAAAACAACAAGACCCGATATTACCCTGGAAAACTCGCAAAGGATAAAATCAAGGAGAATTGATGATGACGATAAGATAACCCTTTCTGCCGATGAATGGGAAATATCCCTCTCATCCCACAAAACCATAT contains these protein-coding regions:
- a CDS encoding argininosuccinate synthase, whose amino-acid sequence is MHIKMKIVLAYSGGLDTSVILHWLKETYRAEVIAVCVDIGQNEELSGLKERAIKLGAKRVYIEDLKEEFVVNYIFPALKAGACYEEKYLLGTSLARPLIAKKIMEIARRENADCVCHGATGKGNDQVRFELTFRAISPSIKIIAPWREWDIKSREDEIEYAKRYNIDIPVSKEKPYSTDRNLWHISYEGGILEDLSNPPDENMFILTKSPQESKNEPTIVEVGFEKGIPTKIDEESYSPVEIIERLNIIGGENGIGRVDIVENRLVGIKSRGIYETPGGTILHIAHSELESIILDRETQHYKELLAKKYAELVYYGLWFTPLREAIDGFVDKTQENITGSITMRLYKGVVSILKRKSPYSLYKKDLVTFGEGIPYNHKDAEGFIKLFGFQYEGMLKENS
- a CDS encoding adenylate/guanylate cyclase domain-containing protein, which produces MKKLIIGGVFGIISGSIIFFLFSRSFIILTDIPLFRDIEWASLNFRFISTKEKRKSVIEDVVVIDIDNDTLRSLGRWQNWPRRYYAEVIDYVKKDGVKAVGFDIFFPEHSNPEDDNILVETTKRAGNVIHSFFFPETSETKEEYNLDLMKKFSFPLPKGPFQKNKAITPPIMEIQKTAEGIGYDNKYSDEDGNTRLIPLLAKYNDRLYLSFSLATICSVLNVQPDQIKLKGNYLLLSDKKKIPVEEGAKMWIRYLGEARTFRFVSFHNVLKKRIAEGYFKNKIAIIGGSAEGLFDIMSNPFSSVYPGVETQATIIHNILNNNFMIQTSIKTNMLIVLLLGIIIGLFSSILSLKKGILVMAGLLFGYLTTSIILFKNGLIIPMVSPSFSMGFTFLSVWLWRFQTEEKEKKRVRGMFSRYVSKEVVEQLVSNPDAFSIGGKRVEISVLFSDICGFTTLSEKLQAEEIVSLLNEYFTAMNQVIFKHKGTLDKYIGDAIMVFYGAPLYPEEHAKRAVLTALEMIRELNRLKKEWKARGKEELDIGIGINTGEAVVGNIGSDIQTNYTVIGDEVNLASRLEGMTRKYNSQIIISKATYEQIKDEILSREVDIIVVKGKSRPVMIYEPIGLIADVSDSKKKELEIFINGLSFYKERKWKEASDVFSTIMNDGIARMYFMRCQDYSLNPPPDDWDGVYVYKTK